The sequence below is a genomic window from Halosolutus gelatinilyticus.
ATCCGGAGACGTGGAGAGATAACGGAATCGGCCTTCTCGCGGCGACGGCAGTGCGCTACGCCGATTCCGTGGCCGCGGTCGTCCGCAACTCGCTCGCTCGCGATCGAGCCTGCGAGATCACTGCCGGGCGGGCTTCGAAGGAGACGAGGACGTCCTCGTCGCCGTAGGTGACGTCCTCGACGTTCGCGTTGTCGTGGATCCAGGAGACGAGGCTCATCGTGTCGTCGGTCATCGGCAACACGAGCCGTTCGCGCTCCCAGTCGGGGAGTTCCCGATCGACCCGATCGAGAAGTTCGTCGACGTTCGTCCCCTCCCGGGCGCTCACCGCGACCGGGTTCGGAGCGAGCGCCGAGAGCGCGTCCCGCTTCTCCGCAAGTTCGTCCTCGTCGACCGCGTCGATCTTGTTTAGCACCGTCACGATCGGCGCCTCGTTGCGTTCGTAGAGGGTGTCGTGACAGGTGACGAGTTTCTCGTGGATCTCGTCGACGTCCTCGCTGACGTCGACGACGAGCAGGACGAGATCAGCCCGGTAGACCGAATCCAGCGTCGACTTGAACGACTCGACGAGCCAGTGGGGTAGGTCGCTGATGAACCCGACCGTGTCGGTCACGAGCACGTCCCGGGGGTCGATGTCGGCCCGACGAGTCGTCGTGCCGAGCGTCGTGAACAGCTGGTCCTCGGACTCGGCCGTCGGGTCGAGGTCCGGGTGGAGGTCCTCGTTCGCCTCGACGTCGAGGTCGTCGGCGAGCCGTCGCAGCAGCGTCGACTTCCCGGCGTTGGTGTACCCCGCCAGCGCGACGAGGTCGAAGCCGGAGTCGCGGCGGCGTTCCCGCCGCTGCTCTTCGGTCCGCTCGATCCGCTCGAGTTCGTCCCGAATGCGGCTGATCTGGTCTTTGATGTCCTGCTCGCGGCTCTCGTCGTACTCGCCCAGCCCCATGAACCCGGGGTGTTCGTCGCGCTTCGCGAGACTGGTCTTTGCCTCGACGCGCGGCAGTTCGTAGCGGAGTTCGGCGAGTTCCACCTGGAGCTGTGCCTTTCGGGTCTGGGCGCGCTGGCCGAAGATCTCGAGGATCAGCGTGAACCGATCGATCACTTCGACGCCGTCGGGCAGGAGCCGGCCGAGGTTGTACGTCTGGTACGGGCCGAGTCGATTGTCGAAGACGACCGTCGTCGCGCCGGTCTCCGCGACCCGATCGGCGAGTTCCTCGGCTTTCCCTTCGCCGAGCTGGAGCGCGGCATCGGCCGTCCGCGACTGAGTCACTTCGTCGACCACCTCGTATCCGGCGGCCCGAGCGAGGTCGCGAATCTCGCTCGTGTCGGGGGCTCCCGAATCGACCCGCTTCGCGATCACCGCCTTCACGGGCGATCACCCGCGGACAACTCGAACCCCGTCCGGCGGACGCGTCGCTGGTCGACGACGTCTGGTTCGCTGTCGATACGCCTGATCGTCTTCGTGGCACCAGTCACACACCGGCGGCTTCGAGGATCGCGGGGACCTCCAGCGGACTGCGACACGACGTTACGGTCGGTGGAGATGCCGGTCAGTCACCTCCGTTGAACGGCCGACGCTCATACGTCGCCGTACGCGCCCGACCGTCTTGAATCCCGTGCACGGCGCGCTCCGGCGATTCGATCGGAATCCGCCGCCGTCTCGCGTTCGACTGCCGACAGAACTATCACGAGGCGCGATTGTCCGCTAATCACAACAGTCAAGATCCTAGTCGCTAACCTCCGAGCGTGATGATCGACGTCGATCCGACGACGCTCAGCAGCGGGCTACTCGCGGCGGCAGCGCTCGGGGGCTGTCTCGGGTTCGGGACGAAACGACTCGCGAAACCCCTCGCGATCATCCTCGCGATCGAGTTGATGATCGTCCGGTACCTCGAGTCGGTTGGGATCGTCGCCGTCGACTGGCGTCGACTCGCCGCCGCGTTCGTCGGCTCCGGCGGAGACGCGGCGGTCGCGGCCGGATCTTGGGCCGGACCCGTCCTCTCGGTCCTGTCGATCGGCGTCGGCTTCGTCGGCGGCTTCCTGATCGGCTACCACCGCGGCTGAGCGGACCGTCTGCGGTCAAAACGGGCGCGCGATCGCACCGATCCGCGATCGGTGTAGTCCCCGACAGACGAGGCCCCCGATCGACGACCCGACGGTCGCTACCGCGTCTTCAGATCGTCTTTGTCCTTGACGATCTCCGTCTCGGCCTCGCCGCTGGTATGCTCGTTGACCACGTCGTAGAAGTCGTTTTGCATCCCCGCAGGGAACGTGAGCACGCCGATCCAGGAGCCGTCCGGTTGCCACTCCTCGCGCTCGAGCTCGCCGAACTGGCGGATCTGCGCCTGCGCGCTGCCGGCGTACTCGGGCGGAATCTGGACCGCGATCGTCACCTCCTCGAACCGGATCGGAATCACCGGTCGCAGGGCGTCAAGGGCGTCGTCGACCTGCGTCTCCACCGGTTCCATCGGATCGACCGTGAATCCGGCCTCCTCGAGCGCGTTCTCGATCCGTTCGGGCGGGTGCGGCGCGTTGTCCATCTGCGGGTTGATCGCGTTGCGAGCGATCGTGTCGATCAGCTGTTTGCGCTTCTGTTCTTGCATCTCGCGGCGCTGCTCGGCCGTGATCTGGATCTCGCCGCGCTCGATCACCTCGGGGATGATCTCCAGCGGATCGGTGGTGTCGAAGACCGTCTCGAGGTCGTTCTCGGCGGGCCGATCGCCGCGCGCGGCATCCTCGAAGACATCTTCCGCGGCGATCGCGTCTTCGAGGTCGCCCTCGAACTCGCCGCGTTTGATAGCCAGCGCCGCGTCCGGATCGACCAGTACTTCGAAGCGCGCCCCGTGCGATTCGAGTCGCGCCGTCACCGCCTCGTCGAGGGATATCATACCCGGACGTTCCGCCCCCAATTTAAAGAGTGTTTCCCGACGGGGAACCGTTCACGCCGCGATCCGGTCCGGCCTCCGATCCGACCCGGCCTCGGGAACCGATCGACGGGCGACCGTGCGAGCGCCGGTTCGATTCCGATCGAACGCCGAACGACCGCACCCCGGAGGTGTCCCTCGGGCGGAACAGAGCGGTCCCGATGAAAAGACGC
It includes:
- the hflX gene encoding GTPase HflX, with translation MKAVIAKRVDSGAPDTSEIRDLARAAGYEVVDEVTQSRTADAALQLGEGKAEELADRVAETGATTVVFDNRLGPYQTYNLGRLLPDGVEVIDRFTLILEIFGQRAQTRKAQLQVELAELRYELPRVEAKTSLAKRDEHPGFMGLGEYDESREQDIKDQISRIRDELERIERTEEQRRERRRDSGFDLVALAGYTNAGKSTLLRRLADDLDVEANEDLHPDLDPTAESEDQLFTTLGTTTRRADIDPRDVLVTDTVGFISDLPHWLVESFKSTLDSVYRADLVLLVVDVSEDVDEIHEKLVTCHDTLYERNEAPIVTVLNKIDAVDEDELAEKRDALSALAPNPVAVSAREGTNVDELLDRVDRELPDWERERLVLPMTDDTMSLVSWIHDNANVEDVTYGDEDVLVSFEARPAVISQARSRASELRTTAATESA
- a CDS encoding ribosome assembly factor SBDS — protein: MISLDEAVTARLESHGARFEVLVDPDAALAIKRGEFEGDLEDAIAAEDVFEDAARGDRPAENDLETVFDTTDPLEIIPEVIERGEIQITAEQRREMQEQKRKQLIDTIARNAINPQMDNAPHPPERIENALEEAGFTVDPMEPVETQVDDALDALRPVIPIRFEEVTIAVQIPPEYAGSAQAQIRQFGELEREEWQPDGSWIGVLTFPAGMQNDFYDVVNEHTSGEAETEIVKDKDDLKTR
- a CDS encoding FUN14 domain-containing protein, whose protein sequence is MIDVDPTTLSSGLLAAAALGGCLGFGTKRLAKPLAIILAIELMIVRYLESVGIVAVDWRRLAAAFVGSGGDAAVAAGSWAGPVLSVLSIGVGFVGGFLIGYHRG